The Marinitoga sp. 1197 genome contains a region encoding:
- the nusA gene encoding transcription termination factor NusA, producing the protein MNVVLIEALEELEREKDIKKEVLLEIIEKAIEKAYKNNYEMENVEVIVDKNHGEISIYQLLKVVENVEKEGEEITLDEAKKISSKVQLGDVVKKKINPKKEFKRIAAQTAKQVIKQSIREIEKENLYHKYAPLEGKITTAEVLLVTNDYADIRIGKLETKLPKKEWIPNETLYSGDIIKVYIKSIQKTTKGPKILVTRNAPEFVEELFKMNIPEIEDGIVKIKKIYREPGIRSKIAVYSEDPKIDPVGACIGENGVRISQILDDLKNLEKIDVIRWSDNVEELIKNALAPAQVLKIKLDKKNKTALVHVPENQLSLAIGKGGQNARAAAKITGWKIDIHTV; encoded by the coding sequence ATGAATGTGGTTTTAATAGAAGCATTAGAAGAATTGGAAAGAGAAAAAGATATAAAAAAAGAGGTTCTTTTAGAAATTATCGAAAAAGCAATAGAAAAAGCTTATAAAAATAATTATGAGATGGAAAATGTTGAAGTAATTGTGGACAAAAATCATGGAGAAATCTCAATATATCAACTTCTTAAAGTTGTTGAAAATGTTGAAAAAGAAGGTGAAGAAATTACTTTAGATGAAGCAAAAAAAATAAGTTCAAAAGTACAATTGGGGGATGTTGTTAAAAAGAAAATAAACCCGAAGAAAGAATTTAAAAGAATAGCTGCACAAACAGCTAAACAGGTTATAAAGCAAAGTATTAGAGAAATAGAAAAAGAAAATTTATATCATAAATATGCTCCACTTGAGGGTAAAATAACCACAGCAGAAGTATTATTGGTAACAAACGATTATGCGGATATAAGGATTGGAAAATTGGAAACAAAATTACCAAAAAAAGAATGGATACCTAATGAAACCCTATATTCTGGAGATATCATAAAAGTTTACATTAAAAGCATTCAAAAAACAACTAAAGGGCCTAAAATTCTTGTGACAAGAAATGCACCAGAATTTGTGGAAGAATTATTCAAAATGAATATACCTGAAATTGAAGATGGTATAGTAAAAATAAAAAAAATATACAGAGAACCCGGAATAAGGAGTAAAATAGCAGTTTATTCAGAAGACCCAAAAATTGATCCAGTAGGTGCATGTATTGGTGAAAATGGTGTAAGAATAAGCCAAATATTAGATGATTTGAAAAATTTGGAAAAAATAGATGTTATTAGATGGTCAGATAATGTCGAAGAATTGATAAAAAATGCTCTAGCGCCTGCACAGGTTTTGAAAATTAAATTGGACAAAAAAAATAAAACAGCTTTGGTTCATGTCCCTGAAAATCAATTATCTCTGGCAATAGGTAAGGGTGGTCAGAATGCTCGTGCTGCAGCGAAGATTACCGGGTGGAAAATTGATATACACACTGTTTGA
- the nrdR gene encoding transcriptional regulator NrdR, with protein sequence MKCPYCGHDETRVLDSRTIAEGTVTRRRRECLKCGSRFTTYERYEMHKIFVIKKNGQREIFDRQKVLNGVIKACHKRAISYEQIENLVAEIEEIVRKMGTSEIESRKIGDIIMNKLKELDHVAYVRFASVYKEFGDLNHFIKIINDLKKKEN encoded by the coding sequence ATGAAATGTCCATATTGCGGACACGATGAAACGAGAGTATTGGATTCAAGAACAATTGCTGAAGGTACTGTGACTCGAAGAAGACGGGAATGTTTGAAATGTGGTAGTAGATTTACAACATATGAAAGATATGAAATGCATAAAATTTTTGTTATTAAAAAAAATGGACAAAGAGAAATATTCGACAGGCAAAAAGTATTAAATGGAGTAATTAAAGCCTGCCATAAAAGAGCTATAAGTTATGAGCAAATTGAAAATCTGGTTGCAGAAATTGAAGAGATTGTGAGAAAAATGGGAACTTCAGAAATAGAAAGCAGAAAAATAGGTGATATAATTATGAATAAATTAAAAGAGCTTGATCATGTTGCCTATGTTAGATTTGCTTCAGTATATAAAGAATTCGGAGATTTAAACCATTTTATAAAAATAATAAATGATTTAAAGAAAAAAGAAAATTAA
- the lon gene encoding endopeptidase La → MDNKKSAIDRFIDKSFQESIPKELPVIATRAKLVIFPNSILPMLIGRKKSIKALEESLEKYNNMIFFVSQKHIEQENPKIEDLYKIGTVGKIVQIVKSPEGEYKILVEGLKRAKFKKVIETEELFKFEITPLEKKYKITKTLEALVRKAKNLFEKYISLTKKFPQEAIMVLEDTNDPEIISDLIASVLPLELEEKQELLEELHPKKRLELELEFLAREIELLEIEEVLESKVREKIEKGQKEFYLREKLKAIQEELSGESDEEFKEIKNKIENFNLPDYVKEKAEYELGRLEKMSPYSPESNVVRTYLDWIINLPWNNKTEDRLDIKEAEKLLNKNHYGLKDPKERILEFLAVRKLTDKPKAPILCFVGAPGVGKTSLGKSVAEALGRKFGRISLGGIRDEAEIRGHRRTYVGAMPGRIIQLIKRLNVKNPVIVLDEIDKMGISYQGDPASALLEVLDPEQNNSFIDHYLEIPFDLSEVIFITTANVLHTIPSALRDRMEIIHISGYTDAEKYYIAKDYIIPRLIEEHGIKHSQIKLNKSALQKIISEYTREAGVRSLERVLAKLMRKTALKLAEGENKVTIKVKDIADFLGTPPYFRSDKLKKPEIGVATGMAWTAYGGEILQVETLITSGKGKIIITGKLGEVMKESAQIALTLSKVLIEKFDEKLKDKFENCNFHIHVPEGAVPKDGPSAGITLTTSIISSILKKPVNNEIAMTGEITLMGKVLPVGGIKEKLLSAYRSGIKEVIIPKDNEKDLEKIPEEILKRIKVNKVNNIEEVLKIALLG, encoded by the coding sequence ATGGATAATAAAAAAAGTGCTATAGATAGATTCATAGATAAATCTTTTCAGGAAAGTATTCCAAAAGAATTACCAGTAATTGCAACAAGAGCTAAATTAGTAATTTTTCCAAATTCCATATTACCAATGTTAATCGGAAGAAAAAAATCTATAAAAGCTCTTGAAGAATCTCTTGAGAAATACAACAACATGATTTTTTTTGTTTCACAAAAACATATAGAACAGGAAAATCCCAAAATTGAAGATTTATATAAAATCGGAACTGTTGGAAAAATTGTTCAAATAGTAAAATCACCAGAAGGTGAGTATAAAATTTTAGTTGAAGGATTGAAAAGAGCTAAATTCAAAAAAGTTATTGAAACAGAAGAACTATTTAAATTTGAAATTACTCCTCTTGAAAAGAAATATAAAATCACAAAAACCTTAGAGGCACTAGTGAGAAAAGCAAAAAATTTATTTGAAAAATATATTAGTTTAACAAAAAAATTCCCTCAAGAAGCAATAATGGTGTTAGAAGATACTAATGATCCTGAAATTATAAGTGATTTAATAGCATCTGTTTTACCTCTTGAACTAGAAGAAAAACAAGAATTATTGGAAGAGTTACACCCCAAAAAACGTTTAGAATTAGAATTGGAATTTCTTGCAAGAGAAATTGAATTATTGGAAATAGAAGAAGTTTTAGAATCAAAAGTAAGGGAAAAAATTGAAAAAGGTCAAAAGGAATTTTATTTACGGGAAAAATTAAAGGCTATTCAAGAGGAACTCTCTGGAGAATCTGATGAAGAATTTAAAGAGATCAAAAATAAGATTGAAAATTTCAATTTACCAGATTATGTAAAAGAAAAAGCGGAGTACGAACTAGGAAGACTTGAAAAAATGTCGCCATATTCTCCAGAATCTAATGTCGTTAGAACGTATTTAGATTGGATTATTAATTTGCCCTGGAATAATAAAACTGAAGATAGACTGGATATAAAAGAAGCTGAAAAATTGTTAAATAAAAATCATTATGGGTTAAAAGACCCAAAGGAAAGAATTTTAGAATTTCTGGCTGTAAGAAAATTAACAGATAAACCAAAAGCACCTATTCTATGTTTCGTAGGTGCTCCGGGAGTTGGTAAAACATCTCTTGGAAAATCTGTCGCTGAAGCCTTAGGAAGAAAATTCGGAAGAATTTCACTTGGTGGCATAAGAGATGAAGCTGAAATACGCGGACATAGAAGAACATATGTGGGAGCTATGCCAGGTAGAATAATTCAATTAATAAAAAGACTAAATGTGAAAAACCCGGTTATTGTACTGGATGAAATTGATAAAATGGGAATTTCTTATCAAGGAGATCCTGCCTCTGCTCTCTTAGAAGTTCTTGATCCAGAACAAAATAATAGTTTTATAGATCATTATTTAGAAATACCATTTGATCTCTCTGAAGTGATTTTCATTACTACTGCTAATGTGTTGCATACAATCCCTTCAGCTTTAAGGGATAGAATGGAAATTATACATATTTCAGGATACACTGATGCTGAAAAGTATTATATAGCCAAAGATTATATAATTCCACGTTTAATTGAAGAACATGGAATAAAACATTCTCAAATAAAATTGAATAAATCTGCTTTACAAAAGATAATTTCTGAATACACAAGAGAAGCTGGCGTGAGATCTCTAGAACGTGTTCTGGCAAAATTAATGCGAAAAACTGCTTTAAAATTAGCTGAAGGTGAAAATAAAGTTACTATTAAAGTTAAAGATATAGCTGATTTTTTAGGTACTCCACCATATTTCAGATCAGACAAATTAAAAAAACCCGAAATAGGCGTGGCTACAGGAATGGCCTGGACAGCATATGGTGGAGAAATTTTGCAGGTTGAAACGCTTATAACCTCTGGTAAAGGAAAAATCATAATTACAGGTAAATTAGGAGAAGTTATGAAAGAATCTGCGCAAATAGCATTAACGCTATCAAAAGTATTAATAGAAAAATTTGATGAAAAGTTAAAAGACAAATTTGAAAATTGTAATTTTCATATACATGTTCCAGAAGGGGCTGTACCAAAAGATGGTCCATCTGCCGGGATTACTTTAACAACATCAATAATCTCCTCAATATTAAAAAAACCTGTCAACAATGAAATTGCTATGACTGGCGAAATTACTTTAATGGGCAAAGTATTACCTGTAGGTGGAATTAAAGAAAAGTTATTGTCCGCATATAGAAGCGGAATTAAAGAAGTAATAATCCCTAAAGATAATGAAAAAGATTTAGAAAAAATTCCAGAAGAAATTCTAAAAAGAATAAAAGTCAATAAAGTTAATAATATTGAAGAAGTATTAAAAATAGCTTTACTGGGGTGA
- the rpmB gene encoding 50S ribosomal protein L28 has translation MARVCEVCGKRPTAGNSVAHSKVTTRRWWKPNIQKVKVVLEDGTIKRMNVCTSCLKAGKVKRAI, from the coding sequence ATGGCTAGAGTTTGTGAAGTGTGTGGAAAAAGACCAACAGCAGGCAATAGCGTTGCTCATTCTAAAGTAACAACAAGAAGATGGTGGAAACCAAATATTCAAAAAGTTAAGGTTGTTTTAGAAGATGGAACAATAAAAAGAATGAATGTTTGTACGAGCTGTTTAAAAGCTGGAAAAGTAAAGAGAGCAATATAA
- the greA gene encoding transcription elongation factor GreA, with protein sequence MVPGEKIQLTKEGYENLIKEKEALKKKLMTEIAERIKEARELGDLSENSEYEEAKNEQGKIDSRIKEIDYILENAEVIDESESNNEEVNLGNTVIVKDLKKNIEETYKIVNSQEADIFSNPKKISSESPLGKALLKKRIGDKIKFKTPSNKERELEILAILKYGGA encoded by the coding sequence ATGGTACCAGGTGAAAAGATACAACTTACAAAAGAAGGTTATGAAAATTTAATAAAAGAAAAAGAAGCGTTAAAGAAAAAATTAATGACTGAAATTGCTGAAAGAATAAAAGAGGCAAGAGAATTAGGTGATTTATCTGAAAATAGTGAATATGAAGAAGCAAAAAATGAACAGGGAAAGATTGATTCAAGAATAAAAGAAATTGATTATATATTGGAAAATGCAGAGGTTATTGATGAATCTGAAAGCAATAATGAGGAAGTTAATTTAGGGAATACAGTTATTGTTAAAGATTTAAAAAAGAATATAGAAGAAACCTATAAGATAGTTAATTCACAGGAAGCTGACATATTTTCCAATCCTAAAAAGATTAGTTCAGAATCTCCATTAGGAAAAGCTTTATTAAAGAAAAGAATTGGTGATAAAATAAAGTTTAAAACACCATCAAATAAAGAAAGAGAACTTGAAATATTAGCTATATTAAAATATGGAGGTGCTTGA
- the dnaE gene encoding DNA polymerase III subunit alpha has product MKILGPVVTSKTIGQSYIQIRDLVPLAKKYNYSSIAILENHPKSWIDFIHTCNLYKIKPIIFFEYKNNVALLKNTEDLKKAIRIYNGMKDNLYFFSSKKILRKIVYPTKRFSELINNLNGDYIRKNYSIENYIDKKLYNYILSIDTNYDISKFFVDIPNMGGFKKLYESILPIIKKIPESYMDRLKYELEIIRKLNVSDYILTVKKIIDIAKESKILIGPGRGSAVGSLIVYMLGITLIDPVKYNLYFERFLNESRQELPDIDVDIESEKRDVLIENLAKEFKVAQVRTYVRMKSKSVFKKVKSILGIDYSNKFTKKIRDKENMKLYNKPEIKDFYTLSFYLEGIETAESVHAAGVILSDKNIEDIIPLDFSRNIPATLWEMDELKLIGIEKFDLLSLDTLSLLKKFNFHYSKDKFFNLSNKNVYSMISRGLTEGIFQLESNLAKKLTRKLRPKNFNELYILLALNRPGPLNSGMFDEYLEGSSKEYLKKMLPETKGVIIFQEQVMYLAQKLGGLAAHESDNFRKAIAKKDIKKVTALKEKFISNAAKKIGEKEAKELYKKIEIFAQYAFNKSHSVAYSHLSYWIAEIKSLYPERFYLEYIKYKGFSFDLYNEIKLMNINLLLPDINFPSGKIKKSVVILPLRTIKGVGEFVEKKIFDDVNKNGNYISFEDFIKRTKNIGITRNIIEQMIKGGAFNNIDKNRRKLLRKISEIEMYASDSSQKILSSVFGENLRKKDKNIVTSRNDIIAFEKDAFGFAIST; this is encoded by the coding sequence TTGAAAATATTAGGTCCTGTTGTAACCTCTAAAACAATTGGACAATCTTATATTCAAATAAGAGATTTGGTTCCACTGGCAAAAAAATATAATTATTCATCTATTGCAATATTAGAAAACCATCCAAAATCGTGGATAGATTTCATACATACATGCAATTTGTATAAGATAAAGCCTATAATATTTTTTGAATATAAAAACAATGTTGCATTACTTAAAAATACAGAAGATCTTAAAAAAGCTATAAGAATATATAATGGAATGAAAGATAATTTATATTTTTTTTCCAGTAAAAAAATTTTAAGAAAAATAGTATATCCAACGAAAAGATTTTCAGAATTAATAAATAATCTTAATGGTGATTATATAAGGAAAAATTACAGTATTGAAAATTATATTGATAAGAAATTATATAATTATATTTTAAGTATAGATACTAATTATGATATTTCCAAATTTTTTGTTGACATTCCTAATATGGGTGGATTTAAAAAGTTATATGAAAGTATTCTACCAATAATAAAAAAAATACCGGAAAGTTATATGGATAGATTGAAATATGAATTAGAAATTATCAGAAAACTAAATGTTTCAGATTATATATTAACTGTAAAAAAGATAATTGATATTGCTAAAGAATCTAAAATATTAATAGGACCCGGAAGAGGTTCAGCCGTAGGTTCTTTAATTGTTTATATGCTTGGTATAACATTAATAGATCCGGTAAAATACAATCTTTATTTTGAAAGATTTTTAAACGAATCAAGACAGGAATTACCCGATATTGATGTTGATATTGAGTCAGAAAAAAGAGACGTTCTTATTGAAAATTTGGCGAAAGAATTTAAAGTTGCTCAGGTTAGAACTTATGTAAGAATGAAAAGTAAAAGTGTTTTTAAAAAAGTCAAAAGTATTTTGGGAATAGATTATTCAAATAAATTTACAAAAAAAATAAGAGATAAAGAAAATATGAAATTATATAATAAACCGGAAATAAAAGATTTTTATACATTATCTTTTTATCTTGAAGGAATTGAAACAGCTGAATCCGTACATGCTGCGGGTGTAATTTTGTCAGATAAAAACATCGAAGATATCATACCACTTGATTTTTCAAGAAACATTCCTGCAACATTATGGGAGATGGACGAACTAAAGTTAATTGGTATAGAAAAATTTGACCTATTATCTTTAGATACGCTATCTTTATTAAAAAAATTCAACTTTCATTATTCTAAAGATAAATTTTTCAATTTATCCAATAAAAACGTATATAGTATGATATCAAGAGGTTTAACAGAAGGAATTTTTCAACTTGAATCGAATCTGGCAAAAAAATTAACCAGAAAATTAAGACCTAAAAATTTTAATGAATTATATATATTATTGGCATTAAATAGACCAGGTCCTCTGAATTCAGGAATGTTTGATGAGTATTTAGAAGGAAGTTCGAAAGAGTATTTAAAAAAGATGCTACCGGAAACAAAAGGGGTTATTATATTTCAAGAACAGGTAATGTATCTGGCACAAAAATTAGGCGGATTGGCAGCACATGAATCTGATAATTTTAGAAAAGCTATTGCCAAAAAGGATATTAAAAAAGTTACAGCATTAAAAGAAAAATTTATTTCGAATGCAGCAAAAAAAATTGGAGAAAAGGAAGCAAAAGAATTATATAAAAAAATAGAAATTTTTGCTCAATATGCTTTTAATAAATCTCATAGTGTAGCATATTCGCATTTGAGTTATTGGATTGCTGAAATAAAAAGTTTATATCCCGAAAGGTTTTATCTTGAATATATAAAGTATAAAGGATTTTCTTTTGATTTGTATAATGAAATAAAACTTATGAACATTAATTTATTACTACCTGATATAAATTTTCCATCAGGAAAAATTAAAAAAAGTGTTGTTATACTTCCTTTGAGAACTATAAAAGGTGTTGGTGAGTTTGTGGAGAAAAAAATTTTTGATGATGTTAATAAGAATGGAAACTATATATCCTTTGAAGACTTTATAAAAAGAACTAAAAATATAGGAATTACACGAAATATTATAGAACAGATGATTAAAGGAGGAGCGTTTAATAATATTGATAAAAATAGAAGAAAATTATTAAGGAAAATTTCTGAAATAGAAATGTATGCTAGCGATTCATCACAAAAAATTCTTTCCAGTGTTTTTGGGGAAAATTTACGAAAAAAAGATAAAAATATAGTAACTTCCAGAAATGATATAATTGCATTCGAAAAAGATGCGTTCGGTTTTGCAATTTCCACTTGA
- a CDS encoding Fur family transcriptional regulator, translated as MSQQILKKVLRDKKQRMTAQRELILKIFMESKGRLLSLDDVYMNIRKKKSHKTSKMTVKRGIDLLEEIGIIRKLDFEDGTPRYELIEDFDDAPRVLFICENCGKALKLDLDKEKIRSILPYENIEIKDFDLKIYGMCTECK; from the coding sequence ATGTCCCAACAAATATTAAAAAAGGTTCTCAGAGATAAAAAACAAAGGATGACTGCACAAAGAGAGCTTATTTTAAAAATATTTATGGAATCAAAAGGAAGATTATTGAGTTTAGATGATGTATATATGAATATCAGAAAGAAAAAAAGTCATAAAACAAGTAAAATGACAGTAAAGAGGGGTATAGATCTTTTAGAAGAAATAGGTATTATTAGAAAGTTGGATTTTGAAGATGGAACACCAAGATATGAATTGATTGAAGATTTTGATGACGCTCCCAGAGTGTTGTTTATATGTGAAAATTGTGGGAAGGCCTTAAAGTTGGATTTGGATAAAGAAAAAATAAGAAGTATTTTACCATATGAAAATATTGAAATTAAAGATTTCGACTTGAAGATATATGGGATGTGTACTGAATGCAAATAA
- a CDS encoding WecB/TagA/CpsF family glycosyltransferase — protein sequence MIQLFGLKLLSGKKEEMWNFIKRKINSDEKVWVVTLNALMFLEYFKNDEYKYELQNATISIPDGIGVVKYLEKWGYTTERCPGIDTMLKICEWQEHKIFLLGSQPGIANKAKKHLENKYPDISIVGTHHGYFDNTEEVINRINNSGAEILFVGMGVPKQEEFIYKNIHRLNVKLAMGVGGSIDVISGKIPRAPKLFQFFGLEWLYRMLREPKRFRKFPDLMNFYFKIYRSKEMPINLEVINL from the coding sequence ATGATACAATTATTTGGTTTAAAATTATTATCGGGTAAAAAGGAAGAAATGTGGAATTTTATAAAAAGAAAAATAAATTCAGATGAAAAAGTTTGGGTTGTAACTTTAAACGCATTAATGTTTTTAGAATATTTTAAAAATGATGAATATAAATATGAATTACAGAATGCAACAATATCAATACCAGATGGTATTGGTGTTGTAAAGTATCTCGAAAAATGGGGGTATACAACTGAAAGATGTCCAGGAATAGATACAATGTTAAAAATTTGCGAATGGCAGGAGCATAAAATATTTTTATTGGGGTCTCAACCTGGTATTGCAAACAAGGCAAAAAAACACTTAGAAAATAAATATCCAGATATTTCTATTGTTGGAACGCATCATGGCTATTTTGATAATACAGAAGAAGTAATTAATAGAATTAATAATAGTGGTGCTGAAATCCTTTTTGTAGGAATGGGTGTTCCAAAACAGGAAGAATTTATTTACAAAAATATTCATAGGTTAAATGTAAAATTAGCTATGGGTGTTGGAGGGAGTATAGATGTTATATCCGGTAAGATACCAAGAGCACCGAAATTATTTCAGTTTTTTGGATTAGAATGGCTATATAGAATGTTAAGAGAACCAAAAAGATTTAGAAAATTTCCTGATTTGATGAATTTTTATTTTAAAATTTATAGATCTAAAGAAATGCCTATAAATTTAGAAGTTATCAATTTATAG
- the lysS gene encoding lysine--tRNA ligase: MEVLDLSDLREQRLKLIEEIRKEGRNPYPYKFEKDMKVEEIKEKYNNISDGELLENEIFKFAGRVMSIRKHGKSAFIVIKDDTGRIQAYIRKDKVADGKFDEFKKYMDIGDWIGIEGFPFKTHTGELTLLILDFEILSKALRPLPEKWHGLKDKEVKYRQRYVDMIANDESLKTFVTRFKAIRYIREFLSSKGFIEVETPTLHPILGGANARPFVTHLNVYDVDMYLRIAPELYLKRLVVGGMEKIFEIGKNFRNEGVSYKHNPEFTMMELYQAYADYNDMMKITEEVLSYVVEKIHGTTKINYQGVEIDFKPPFKRVKMRDFIKEHLGVDILEDSDERMIEVLKENGVDIQVEDKGHYIDELWSLVENKIVQPTFVLEHPVEISPLAKRHREDPRVTERFELIIYGRELANAFSELNDPVDQLQRFKKQVELKEKGDDEAQMMDLDFVRALEYGLPPTGGLGIGIDRFVMFLTNAETIRDVIAYPIVKPMKFEDEEKLIENDE; encoded by the coding sequence ATGGAGGTGCTTGATTTGAGCGATTTAAGAGAGCAAAGATTAAAGTTGATAGAAGAAATTAGAAAAGAAGGAAGGAATCCATATCCTTACAAATTTGAAAAGGATATGAAAGTTGAAGAAATAAAAGAAAAATACAACAATATTTCTGATGGGGAATTATTAGAAAATGAAATATTTAAGTTTGCTGGTAGAGTGATGTCAATTAGAAAGCATGGAAAATCTGCCTTTATAGTAATAAAAGATGATACAGGAAGAATACAAGCATATATAAGAAAGGATAAAGTTGCTGACGGAAAATTCGACGAATTCAAAAAATATATGGATATTGGAGATTGGATTGGAATAGAAGGATTTCCTTTTAAGACGCATACAGGAGAATTAACTTTATTAATATTGGATTTTGAAATTTTGTCAAAAGCATTGAGACCATTACCTGAAAAATGGCATGGACTAAAAGATAAAGAAGTTAAATACAGACAGAGATATGTTGATATGATAGCCAATGATGAGAGTTTAAAAACATTTGTAACAAGATTTAAAGCTATTAGATATATCAGGGAATTTTTATCTTCAAAGGGATTTATAGAGGTAGAAACACCAACATTGCATCCTATTTTAGGTGGTGCAAATGCAAGACCATTTGTAACACATTTAAATGTTTATGATGTTGATATGTATTTGAGGATAGCTCCCGAACTATATTTAAAAAGGCTTGTTGTTGGTGGAATGGAAAAAATATTTGAAATTGGTAAGAATTTTAGAAATGAAGGTGTTTCTTATAAACATAATCCTGAATTTACGATGATGGAATTATACCAAGCATATGCTGATTATAATGATATGATGAAAATTACAGAAGAAGTTTTATCATATGTTGTAGAAAAAATACATGGTACAACAAAAATTAATTATCAAGGAGTAGAAATTGATTTCAAACCACCTTTTAAAAGAGTAAAGATGAGAGATTTTATAAAAGAACATCTTGGGGTTGATATTTTAGAGGATTCAGATGAAAGAATGATAGAAGTTTTAAAAGAAAATGGGGTTGATATTCAGGTAGAAGATAAAGGGCATTATATAGATGAATTGTGGTCGTTAGTTGAAAACAAAATAGTTCAACCAACATTTGTCTTGGAACATCCTGTTGAAATATCACCATTGGCTAAACGCCATAGAGAAGATCCAAGAGTTACAGAACGATTTGAATTAATCATATATGGCAGAGAATTAGCAAATGCATTTAGTGAATTAAATGACCCTGTAGATCAATTACAGAGATTCAAAAAGCAAGTGGAATTAAAAGAAAAAGGTGATGATGAAGCTCAGATGATGGATCTTGATTTTGTTAGAGCTTTAGAATATGGGTTGCCACCAACAGGTGGTCTCGGAATTGGTATAGATAGATTTGTTATGTTCCTTACTAATGCAGAAACAATAAGGGATGTTATAGCTTATCCAATAGTAAAGCCAATGAAATTTGAAGATGAAGAGAAATTAATTGAAAATGATGAATAA
- the yihA gene encoding ribosome biogenesis GTP-binding protein YihA/YsxC, with amino-acid sequence MSNKIELVKTAYIKGDYPPVLNSEIAFAGRSNVGKSSLLNKIFGIKIAKTSSNPGKTRSINFYSVNNKGYLVDLPGYGFASVSKEEKKKWAQLLEDYFTNRFSLQMVFLLIDHRHEPQKKDIEMIQWLRQLEIPFIIVLTKLDKLKKSERNKKLKIIQTELSKYGEYLYFPVSSKTGEGIGLLKSEIYKYLK; translated from the coding sequence ATGTCTAATAAAATAGAATTAGTAAAAACCGCATATATAAAAGGAGATTATCCTCCTGTTCTTAATTCAGAAATAGCATTTGCCGGAAGATCTAATGTTGGAAAATCAAGTTTGCTTAATAAAATATTCGGTATAAAAATCGCAAAAACAAGTTCTAATCCTGGAAAAACTCGATCTATAAATTTTTATAGTGTAAATAACAAAGGTTATCTTGTAGACTTACCTGGATATGGATTCGCAAGCGTTTCAAAAGAGGAAAAGAAAAAATGGGCTCAATTATTGGAAGATTACTTTACTAACAGATTTTCATTACAGATGGTCTTTTTGCTAATCGATCATAGGCATGAACCACAAAAGAAAGATATTGAAATGATACAATGGTTGAGACAACTAGAAATACCTTTTATTATAGTTCTTACAAAACTCGATAAGTTAAAGAAATCAGAAAGAAATAAAAAACTCAAAATAATACAAACTGAATTATCAAAATATGGAGAATATTTATATTTCCCTGTATCTTCAAAAACTGGCGAAGGTATAGGCTTATTAAAAAGTGAAATATATAAATATTTAAAATAG
- the rimP gene encoding ribosome maturation factor RimP, with protein MKIDLIKEKANEIAKRMNLEIFDVSMKKIRRKLKLEIIIDKLDGYIGIDECEKFSREIEIYLDEKDIIDSSYDLIVSSPGLDRPLRNLRDFIRFRGKLAKIILKERIQNRSVVKGYIENIEDNTIFIREKDGGKLLNIPYTKILRSNLEIDL; from the coding sequence ATGAAAATTGACCTGATAAAAGAAAAAGCTAATGAAATTGCTAAAAGGATGAATCTTGAAATATTTGATGTTTCAATGAAAAAAATCAGAAGAAAATTAAAATTAGAAATAATTATTGATAAGTTAGATGGATATATTGGAATTGACGAATGTGAAAAGTTTTCAAGAGAAATAGAGATATATCTTGATGAAAAAGACATAATAGATAGTTCTTATGATTTAATAGTTAGTTCTCCTGGATTGGATAGGCCATTAAGAAATTTAAGAGATTTTATACGATTTAGAGGAAAATTAGCTAAAATAATCTTAAAAGAACGAATACAAAATCGTTCTGTTGTTAAAGGATATATCGAAAATATAGAGGATAATACTATATTTATAAGAGAAAAAGATGGTGGAAAACTTTTAAATATTCCTTATACAAAAATACTTAGATCAAATTTAGAAATAGATTTATAA